CTTATAAGAACGAAGATCATATTCAAGAAGCAACACCAAGGTCTTTTCTGAGAAGCACCATATAAATGCCAGAATTTCAGCAACCTTACCTTGAGCTGTTCATTTTCAGCAGTAAGTTTATTGACCATTTCATGGTCAATAACCGAAACTTCCTGTACAATTGGAACCTGTTCAGCAGCTTCCTCAGCTGCATTACGCTCCTTGATAAGCAGTGCTTTAGTttcttgaaattgaaattgtatCTCTTCCAGAGCAGACTGCAATTTTGCATTTTCCTGAGTTTTGGATTCTTCAAGGTCAGCCTGCATTAATACATACCATGACTAGAATAAGTAAAACTAGATAGCTTTAGAGTTTCCAACTTTCCAGAACAATATGTAAAAGACACCACATTCTAAGCATCTTTGTTTTTCTTCGAAACTCCATAAACTTTCTCAACAGAGAACGAAATAGAGGTAGAAAAGAACCATTCTTAGCAAAAGTCAAATGATGCACCAATgctgatagaaaaaaaaaattaccaaatatCGAAACAGCTTTATATCCCTGCACCAGTAACTTGTACACAGAAACAGACAGCAGCCAAAGTTCATACTAAGAGTGCAACCATTTTCAAACGTTTTTAAAGTACCTTATTAAAAGCACATAGGGGCACAACCCAAGttcacaagaagtatacaaaagagagcaACCAactagaagaagatgaaaaaggaCAGGAGTCCATGAATTCTAGAAACTACAGCAATGGGAATTATTGTGAGCAGCCATCCAAATATAAAGAGAGTTGAACATAGTGGTTTTCAGTTCTACCACCATCTTCTCCCAAATTTGAAAGGTTCGAGCATTATATTCCTGCCAAATACACCACAGTAACATGGGGGAACCATCCTCTATACGTTTAAATTGGTAAATGAACCTCATCAGAAAACAAACTCCACCACCCGCTGAGGCACAACCCACTCAGTTCAAAAAAGGAAGTCGATTGTAAAGAGATAGTAAAGGATTCACCAGAAAAATATCAGTGGTACCAATATTTATAGAGgttttattgtattaatttatGATAGAAGAAGCATCAATCCTAAGAGATTAGTTACTAGTTAGGAAGTGGAACAACATGTATCTCCAGCTGAGGACCCCAAGAGAGAATCAAACATGTACATTGCACGTGTCCAGCAGATAAGGTTAACACAGTGGGTGTAGCCAAAAATGGAAGGACCTTGTACACATCTTTAACACTGTTTTGACAGTTGAAACCATCACTTAACTCCTTTGGTCTACACAAAATTCTTTAATCATAGAAGCAACTCGTATTAACAGACAAAAAAGTGTAAATTTCAATTAAAAGGAAATCCTGCAATACTTGAAGCAAGCCAAAGATACAACAGGACAGCCAATTACCCAGATgacaactaacttaaaatatcctggattaaattttttttttaattaaacacaAGAAAATTACCCTCATTCTCTTCTCCAGCTGCAGACGCCAGGTCAGTTCTTCAACTTGTTTTTCCAGCTTATTTTTGGCAGCTTGGAGAGCACCAGTTTCCTTGGCAGCCTGTTTGACAgccatttaatataaaaaaatccacatatGATCACTCTATGCAATGTGAGCGCAAGCAATAGAAGTAACCAGtatataaacaatttatttatatacttagAGCACgtgaatttttataaatatttccataTATGAGGGAGGAGTTATTGTAACATATTAACAAGAATGTTGTcatcaaacaaagaaaaaaactcattaCCATCTTGAGATTCCGTAGTTCTCGACGTGCAGCCCTTGCCCTCCATGCACATTGTGTGGCTATTGCTGCTTTCTTTATCCTTAGATAATGAAGGCGGGTCAAGTATCTTCGGAATTGACTCTGTGATAGAATGAACTCACATAGAATCAGGGAGCATAATCTacctttttttatcagtaaataagaattctATTAACAGGATAATCCACCGAAAAGACAGGGAAAAACTAAAGCCAAGCAGTAATTTTATAAACAGGAAAACAAATGCCTTGGTGTTCCAATGTTTCCACTTTTTCCAGCATTAAGGCTTCTTAAAGCTTTTGGTTTTAAGCTTTGTGAAATACTAGTTTTTTCCTTCATTCTGTATACTTTTGTCCTTGCAGAGAACCCCCACCCCTCCCCTCTAGGATCTGTTAGTGATCCAGAATaggaaacgaaaaaaaaaaatgtttgtgcaATCAAGACTGCTACTCAACAGAAAAAGTAACCCGTTTAAAATGGTACGTTGCACCATAATAAAAGATTAAGgcatcgtttgttttcacaaccattctcatctcatctcatctcatataatcattacaactttcccaaattttcacacaaaataaaataaataattcaactttttcaaatctcaaaacaaaaataatattaaaaaatatattctaacaatattttattcaacttttaacttttatcttaactcatctcatctgcgaaaacaaacgaggcctaaataaAGATAGTTTTGGTCATCAATTTTCTACTATGCGATTTGTATGAACATACACTGTTACTGGTCCGTACATGTCAAATACAGCCTTTAAAACTAAGACTTTAGTGGCTTTAATTGTagagttttaaaattatatattgttatatatgccTCGCCAAGAGAGAATAGGACATGAATTGTGATCTTAACATAAAGAATAATCACCTTTAAAAATTAAAGCCATGCAAAACAAGAGTATGAGATACACTTCCTTTATATGAAATCCCAACTGATAAGTGCGTGCCTCTTCCTatctttatcttattttttgtttataggtaataaatattttattaggcAAAAGAAAAGTCTGTGTAGCGGGGATATAACAAAAGGCTCACCTAAAGATTACAATCTAAAATCCAAGAGATCTACAAAAACAGAATTTGTATAGCCTTCATACGGCAAAAAGGGGTTGCAttgcatttcttttcttttttttaataggtaaactaattttattaatgagaatgaAGTGGGtgttgcccaagtacacagggagcAGGGTTGCATTGCATATAAAACTAATACCACATTGTCTTCAAACTTAAGTGCACTTCAACCACCTTCTTGGGCGACACAAATTGAACCCCAAATAAAGACAAAACAAAAGACCACGATCCACTTGCTGAGCAATAAAACAATAGATAGTCAACTAACTCTCCACTGGATTTACATATTGCAACAAGCTAGAATCTTCCTAGCTGTccaaagtaaaaacaaaaaaggaccCTTCCAAAGAACTTTGCTACACTCAAAGGGAATTGATCCTTACTGGGCCCTCTCAACACCTAATAAAAACAATTGAATTCATTACTTCTTAGCCTTCCAGCCTTCCAGCCTTCCAGTACAACCTATCAACGCCTACAGCCACTAGcagataaaaatataagtcGTCTGTTGATACCAGTTCCCAAACAACCTGAAAGTccattaactttttttttttttttatcaataaataggaattttattaaaaataggcaaagccaagtacacaggaagcaTCCTTGCTCTAATGGGTCTAAGATCTAACAGAAGCATCATTGCTCTCAGCCATTATAAAAGTcagaaaataactattttaatgcAACATtcccacaccaaacatcaagtcAAAAGCATGATCTTGTGCCATCACCTACTAGAAGCGTCACGAATTCAGAAAATTTCTCCTAGCCCGCCCAAATTCAATAACTTACTACCATCCAAGTCCTAGTTATATGGCTGGCAAAGGCAACTTGACAGCATTGAtaaactttcattttatttcgaCGCAACAAAAGCATATAAAGAACAAAGGGAGTAACAAAATGGAACGCCCAAAGCATTTAGCAAGATGATCTCAGGCATTGTTGAAGGTGGATTCATATATGGGGTTTCAGTGTGGGAGGCCAATACTGGCACTCTCAATATATCCCATCTATTATTCGCCGATGACCCTAATCTTTTGTGGGGCTCAACGTGATCAAATCCGAGCTCTTAGGGCTCTCCTTTTATGCTTTGAAGTTGTATCAGGGTAGAAGGTGAACTTGGCCTAATCAAAAGTAGTTTCGGTGGGGATGTTCCTAATGTGGAAAGCATGTCCATTTTGAGGTGCAAGATATCTCAgttgcctatgaaatatcttaGCCTCCCGTTGGGTGCTCCGTTCAAATCAATATCTACTTGGGATGATGTTCCAGAAAAAATGGATGTATTTATCCAAAGGTGGTAGGGTCACCCTAATCCAAAGCACTCTTTCCAACTTGTCAACCTACTTCCTATCATTATTTCCACTCCCCACCAAGGTGGCTCATCGCATGGAGAAACTCCAACGTGGCTTCTTATTTGGGGGGGAGATAAACGACAAGTTCAAATTTCACTTGGAGAAATGGGCCACAATATGCTCTCTATTCAAGGATGTTTGGGTATTCAGAACTTGCAGTTTTTCAGCAAAGCCCTTGGCAAGTGGCTATGAAGATTCCACTATGAGAGAGGGGCCTTGTGGAGAATCATCATCGAATTGAAGCATGGTGAACTATGGGCAGGATGGTGTTCCAATGAGGTGAGTTGGCCTCACAGTGTGGAGCTATGGAAGCATAGAAGAAGAGGTTGTGAAACATATTCAAGATATACCCTCTTTACGATGGGTGATGGatccaaaattaaattttggcatgatgtataGTGTGGCGATGGGGCATTCAAGGAAACTTATCCACAAGTTTATGATATAGCAAGTATGAAAGAAGCCTCAATTGCAAACCTCTTCATACTCTCTAACGGCATTCCCCAATGGAATGTTACATTCCTTAGAGATGCACAAGATTCAGAAATTGACGCTTTTTCGAAGTTCTATGACCATAGTGTACTCCGCTCGTTTGTTGGGGGGAGTCAAGGACAAGATCTTTTGGTGCGCTTCTAAGAAAGGGAAGTTGTTCAAGGTCCGCTCCTACCAAGCCATGACAATGCACAATACAAATCCATTCTAAAGGCACCTAAAGGCAAAACTTTCTGTATGGATGGCTTCCTTGGGGAAGATTTTCACTCTAGAAAACCTAAGGAAATGTCGAATCATATTCATGTATTGGGGGTGTATgtgaaaaaagagtggagagtTGGTTGaccatctactacttcattgCGAGATTGTCAGGACACTATCGAATGAAATTTTGCTTGGATGGGagtagcttgggtgatgccgagaCGGGTAATTgacctcctagcttcttggaAAGCCATTCAGGATAACTCTCAAATCGCCtcaatttggaagatgattccaatATGTTTATGGAGGTGTATTCGGAGGGAGAGGAACGAAAGAAGTTTGGAAGGTCAATGGATAAgcttagaaatttatttttcaatactttactacattggtcgattgtaattgattttcatggcatgtcttttcatgaattccttgaaACTCTAAACTAGCACGTTTAGGTGTTGCTCTCGTAtatgttgggctcttgcctattcttttgatcaataaaatcttgttcacccctaaaaaaaaagagtaaataaaaAGAGGACCTTGATTAGCATTAATAAGCTTCCTGCTAatattccatacaaaaaataaacGAGAAGAAAATGTATATtcctatatataattgaaaaaaaatttcatatttaccTGGATAAAAATTGCAGCTCTAGTCTGCTTCTTGAACCTAAGCTCATTACGAGCAGCCATCCCACGCATACTAGTCTGTACAGATATTGCTGAAAAGTATAAATGCCTATAAGCATTCTTAGCAAGATACATGCGAGAATGTCTCTGGATTTTCAAAGAAGCAGCTTCCCTTCTCATGTTTTCATACTGATGGCGTGCAACTTGTCCTGAAATCAACTCAGAGAAACACATTATTAAGTCATACAAATCTCCATCATTAGGTAACAAAATCCCAAAGTCAATAATCTCTTGAATCAATACCAACATGCAAATAAGTAAAACTACACTACTCAGTACCTCTACACAAGGCTTGGATATGGATGGCAGACAGCCGTAACAAGATGAAGCTTTTCCGCTCCAAATATGAGCGAACGTTTCTCTGGATGATGCTTGCCGACCTTCCTAAGACCTCACTTCGATAACCATCTAGTTCTGCCATCTGACCTGCTCTAAGAAACACTTTTGTTTTGCCAATCTGCAAAAGATAGGTACCAAAAAATTGTCTGACTCCTATCCAGAAGTTATATATTAGGAACATGCTAGAGACAGCAGCCAACGAAAACATAAATGCTCATAAGCGCTATGCTTAATGGCAACAACATGATAATTcaacaaaacccaaaaacctATGGAATGTGGGTCTGCCAGGCAATTTAAATATGGACATTTGCAAAAAATATTGccaataaaaggaaaatgcagAATTTGACATCCTTGAAACATTCAAGCAGTACAGAGAACACTATTATGGAAACATACCTGATACCCTTTAAGGTTCACCTTCTCAAGAAGCTTTGTGCAAGCAGTGACCTCATCATAGCTGAAATGAACAAGAATTAGAGCTAGTGGAATACGAATCTAATGCCACAAATCCGGTGAATAAAATGACAAAGGCGTACCTCCCATCTAAAACATCAGGTGCCAAGATGCCAAACCGACGTAAAAAATCGTCAAAAGTCTTTCTAGTGGGATACCCAGCACAACTGATCCTAATTGCTTCCATAACTCCCTGAAGTACAACATTTGTTAATCCAGTTATGCAAGTAAATGTCTGAAGACAAGCTAACTAGTACACCAAACTACAATGAGATAACCAAAAATAGAACTTACCCCACAGCGAAGTTGCTGTAAAATGTTATTACTTTCAAATATGGCTGGTTTGAGAAGATTATTCGGCTTTACACAACGGATGTAGTGTGGCTCGGTGGCACTCAGTGTCTCAAGCAAAGTTTGCAATTGTTGCTGTTTTAAGTTTACAATATTTTGAAATCTGAACCATATTGGGAGAATTAAACTTGATTGCACATACCAATACAGCAGAAACAAACCTTAAAACGAAGACCTATTGACGAGAACTTTGATGATTTGGAAGATTCTTCAGCTAAAGGTGGGAACAAGCCTGAAACAAAGGAGCACTTGGAAGCGCTCAGGAGTGCTTGATGCTCGGCAACAACATAGTCTTTATTCTTATCCAGGAAGAGCTCCGTTTGATAGGTGACCTAAAACAAAGTTCTTCACATCAAAAAATGTTCAGGCATGTTACTATGCAAACCAAATGATTTCAGACACTTACATCACCAGCATAATGACAAATGGTGAAGTCACTACGTGACAGCTTTGGCTTGCTAAAGCGTTTATGCTCTTTAAAAGTTTGGTAGAGCTTTTCTGCAAATGTCTCATGCGTTGATTTTGGAAACATACTACAAAAAATACCAAGGGTTATGTCACAATCACccaataaatttatacataattctaagaaaaagaacaaactGAGAAACAAAAAGTATTGCAGGGACCAAACAGGTTTACTGTTACAAAactaaatgagataaaatggaaTAATaggtttttttatcttttgaacaTACCAAGCCTCATCCAGAAGAGCAATGATCCCACCAGGTTTCTGAATTACAAACGTACAtgttagaaaaataaagcaCATATTATGTCATTCGTCAATGTGTCTCCTTAATCCAACTAAAACAAGAATTGAACTATGGAAACAACAATAAAGGCACCGaaaacaagaacaaagaacttAGATGGACAAGTATGATAAAATTGCACAAAAGCAACATACAGCCAACTAGGATTcattataagataaaatgtcATCGATATTTAtctgtgtataaatatatatatatatacacaatcaTATGTGTGTATCTGTGTGTATGTGTCTGCACACACGCATGCGTGAACTCTTATTAAGTCCAATTTGTTGTTATACGAAGGAAATCTTTAGCCTAGGACCTGGGAGGGGAACCATGGATATTGGATATAAGTTCAGGATTTTAGTATCAAGTGCTGGCCCCTACTGCATTAGCCCCAAACACCTATCATTGGACTGATAGGGGCTCATCAAAGataaaaagaggaaaattaaaaatatatataagaaactAAAGAAACCAGAAGGGAAAAATGTAAGGAAAGACAAGTGGGACAACTGTCTCACTATATCATCAAAGAAGATTCATACGCATGCAAGTAGCAGTTTCATTATGAAGgataaaaaaagggtaaaattcAAGTATGCAGGAGGTATAAAAGAAGGACCCAAGAGAGGTGAACCATGGCATTCAAGAAAAGGAATGATTGAAGCAGACACAGAAGCAATCGAACAAAATAACTTTCAAAGTCcattatcataatatatattaatatacattgGAGCATTATAACTTGTGTCCATAGAACATTTGATGAAATGAATTTTCTTTCTGATGTGTGATGGCAAGTGCAGCCAGAAAACTGACAAACCTTTTCAATGAGATCAAGAATATCCTGGTTATCAATGAACTCTATATAACTCCAgtcaatttcttcttttgtatATTCTTCTTGCTCCATCTTAAAAACATGCTGTCAAACACATTATTGATGTTAAACTAAGTTGGAAATCATCTAGCAGATCAAGGAAATTAAAGAATACAGCATATGTTCATGCTCAAAACCTGGTTGAAATGTTGCTGCAGTTTTTCATTAGTCAAATTGATACAAAATTGCTCAAAGCTGCACAGAGCCAATAAACATTTTACACAATgccaaactcaaaatataacaaacaaggGTCAAATCATACAACTGTAATTACATATCTATATTACAAAACCTAAAAGATCATTCAAAATTAACATATCCATTCCATTAGCAATCCTCAAGAAAAGACCAGAGCCAGGAAAAATGGTAAGAAGCGAGCTATGACCCAAAAGTATCCCTGTTTGAACAAGTAAACTGACCAGCATATATTTAAATGAACAAAATATGATTCATCATGAAATTAACATACAAATGGCATCAAGCCCACAAAGTTATGTTTCCAACTAGACATCCCCATCAGAtcaatcacaattatttcaaccTGTCCTGGCAACAAATTAACCTCtgtaaataatgaaaacaaaagcaTACCGGTTAAGCACCTGTTTGTCTTGAAACTCTCAAATCCATAAATATCGAGAACCCCAATCAAGTTTTTTGAATCGGGATCTTGACCAATAGAATTGTTAATCTTGTTCACAAGCCTGAGTCATTTAGTGTTCAAAACATTTaatcaaaggaaaaaaggaagacAAATTAATGGATACAATATATCTTTAATGATGAAGTTACTAAGTACATTAAAACCTACCAATCAAATAACTTTGAATAAACAACTTTTGCCAAAGCATCTCTGCTGAGAGCTGCAGATTCTGGATCAATCCATTTTGTTATGGTCTCATCACGAGTCACAAGCACACGTTTACATAACGAGTCTTCAAGAGACTTCTCGTGACACCTAAACAAAACTTGCATATTGAGGATTTGCCTTTTAACTTCTCTAGAAAATCGTAAACAATTATCACATACATGAAAAGTTCAGCTGCTGTTTTGAGATGGAACCGAGATTTGTCATCTTTGGGTTCAGAAGAATCTATTTCTTTTCCCTTGGAAAACTCAATGTTGCCCAAATGAAGTATTGCAGCTACAACTCGGAATATTGCATCCTGAGAACAATAAACTCTAGTAGAGATTCTCGTACAAATATATGCTGTAAAAAAACTAACCACACAGTACCTGCTCATCAGAACTGATCCCAACAACATCCATAGCTTTTCTAGTTGCAAGGTATTCCTTAGAATCATCGACTCCATCCAGCTCATAGCACTTTGATTGGTTTAGATAATGGAATGTTCTTGGATTTCCCAGTCTGTACTTCTCAACATCCTAAAAACAATTGTCATTTAGAATTGTGAAGAAAAACCAATCGGGAAACCAACTTGACATACAAAATTAAACGCAGTGCATCACAGTCCCTTATAAAACCAAGCTGAAAATGCCACTACAGTGTCTATTTGACTATTCTGGATTCTGGAAATGGAATCCAAGGGAACCTAGGTTCTAACACCAACCCAACAGATATACAAATTTTAACATGAACACTATGTTATGAAATTCCAAAAGCTAAGCCAAGAATTTTCTCTGTTTCTACCTTTGTTTATAAGTCTTTCCCTGACCTGTAATTCCATTTGATGACTTCCATTATGCAAACTAAAAACTTTATGCAGACTACTATTGTGCTTGATCAATGATCAATCAAGGCATCATACACAGGGAGCAGACCAGTTTACCTCTGGTGGTCCAGCACAAAGCATATAAAAGCAATGATAATTTCGTTCAGGATCAGATACTTGACAAACTCGGGATCGTTCTAATAAATAAGTTCTGATGGCAGCACCCGATATTTTCCCCCGTTGATTGAACTGAATCTCCACGAACTTACCAAAGCGACTGCAATTGTGTTATAtacaattcagaaaaatttcaCCCAACCAAACAGAACATACAACGCATCATAAATGTAGAAATcaggagaaaaaaaacaattgatatGAGAAATAGGTTTCCACCTTGAATTATTGTTTCTGACCGTCTTTGCATTACCAAATGCTTCTAGCACAGGGTTGGACTGCCaaacaaataagaagaaaaacagtgAATCGACTGGAATTTAGCATTCATGCAAGAtccctttccaagaaaaagCCAAAACATATAAGAAAGCAAAATTAGAATCATCAGCTTTAACACCATCTATTTGAATAAGTATCAAATAAATTGTTACCTCTAGGACTTGCTGCTCCACAGACCGTCTTCCCTCAGCTGCAGCTTTCCCTCCCATATAGGCAAGATACTGCATAAGCATTTTTGTACTTTCTGTTTTACCAGCTCCACTTTCCCCACTAACCAAAATTGACTGGCTTATTCCCTCGTTAATCATCAATCtacattaaaaatttttatttttattttttaggcatGTCAAATAACATTAAGTACTCCCATAAGTTTTGAAAGAAGGATACGACAGATACCTGTATGCAGCATCTGCAATAGCAAAAGGATGGGGGCTTAGCTCACCTATAGCCGCCCCTTTATACTGTTGCATCATATGATTATCATATAAATGAGGTAGCCTTCGAAAAGGGTTTACAGCTATCAATATATTTCCTGTGTATGTCTGGAAACACCATTAGAAAGTTTAGCTTTGTAAACCTCTACCATTAGAGATATACtacttaaaaaatgaaaaatgatagacagCAACAAAACTCAATGTGGACAGCAAATAAATATACGTGTCCACACTTTGTAGACACCTTATAAAGACgaaaaaggaattaaatattGGTGAAGCAACTGAACTTATTAAGAAACTATCCATTTCAAAGTGAATATGGGAGAAGAGGGAGGAACGGGAAACTTCTGATTAATACtcacatatatttcatttatatcgtAACGACATCTTAAATTCTGTAGAACCCCAGGTTCATGCAGATAAGCCAGCTTTGTCATATCATCAACACCACATGGCGGAAATTCAGGATCCTTTGGATAGACATTGGATGCTTTGGCTACAACCTAcaacataaatacatataagcCCTTACACAACTGAAAACCACCCCATGAAGCAGGCACTatatacataaacataaaatgAAGCTCTGATAATGTCACATGAACACTTAGAAACAACTATAGACACAGTCAAATGAACCTTAACCACCATATGCATAAAtactttttctaaaataattaggcaaaatttacttatcaaaaaaataataataataataattgagcaaaatttttctgctattgtactgaagggtgggaatgtccatgagtttctatcttcttttcagctCACTAGAATGTtattaggtgtctcactttgtat
Above is a genomic segment from Juglans microcarpa x Juglans regia isolate MS1-56 chromosome 1D, Jm3101_v1.0, whole genome shotgun sequence containing:
- the LOC121268011 gene encoding myosin-6-like; translation: MVVQANLMVGSHVWMEDPEVAWMDGEVIEVNGEDLEISCTSGRTVVAKASNVYPKDPEFPPCGVDDMTKLAYLHEPGVLQNLRCRYDINEIYTYTGNILIAVNPFRRLPHLYDNHMMQQYKGAAIGELSPHPFAIADAAYRLMINEGISQSILVSGESGAGKTESTKMLMQYLAYMGGKAAAEGRRSVEQQVLESNPVLEAFGNAKTVRNNNSSRFGKFVEIQFNQRGKISGAAIRTYLLERSRVCQVSDPERNYHCFYMLCAGPPEDVEKYRLGNPRTFHYLNQSKCYELDGVDDSKEYLATRKAMDVVGISSDEQDAIFRVVAAILHLGNIEFSKGKEIDSSEPKDDKSRFHLKTAAELFMCHEKSLEDSLCKRVLVTRDETITKWIDPESAALSRDALAKVVYSKLFDWLVNKINNSIGQDPDSKNLIGVLDIYGFESFKTNSFEQFCINLTNEKLQQHFNQHVFKMEQEEYTKEEIDWSYIEFIDNQDILDLIEKKPGGIIALLDEACMFPKSTHETFAEKLYQTFKEHKRFSKPKLSRSDFTICHYAGDVTYQTELFLDKNKDYVVAEHQALLSASKCSFVSGLFPPLAEESSKSSKFSSIGLRFKQQLQTLLETLSATEPHYIRCVKPNNLLKPAIFESNNILQQLRCGGVMEAIRISCAGYPTRKTFDDFLRRFGILAPDVLDGSYDEVTACTKLLEKVNLKGYQIGKTKVFLRAGQMAELDGYRSEVLGRSASIIQRNVRSYLERKSFILLRLSAIHIQALCRGQVARHQYENMRREAASLKIQRHSRMYLAKNAYRHLYFSAISVQTSMRGMAARNELRFKKQTRAAIFIQSQFRRYLTRLHYLRIKKAAIATQCAWRARAARRELRNLKMAAKETGALQAAKNKLEKQVEELTWRLQLEKRMRADLEESKTQENAKLQSALEEIQFQFQETKALLIKERNAAEEAAEQVPIVQEVSVIDHEMVNKLTAENEQLKALVNSLEKKIDETERKYEETSKVCEERLKQTLEAESKIIELKTAMQRLEERLSDMEAEDQILRQQALLNSPVRKMSEHLAITTPVENGHHEPQSAAPAKKFGSESMRRSQIERQHESVDSLIQCVTQDLGFSEGKPVGAFTIYKCLLHWRSFEAERTSVFDRLIQLIGSAIESQDNNDRMAYWLTNTSTLLFLLQRSLKASSGTAARKPPTPTSLFGRMTQGFRSSSANLSVGPIDIVRHVEAKYPALLFKQQLVAYVEKIYGIIRDNVKKDLSPLLSSCIQAPRTSRGSVLKSSGRSSSNSPPASPWHSIIESLNGVLCTLKENFVPPVLVQKIFTQIFSYINVQFFNSLLLRRECCTFSNGEYVKSGLAELELWCCQATEEYAGSSWDELKHARQAVGFLVIHQKSRISYDEITNDLCPILSVQQLYRICTLYWDDNYNTRSVSPDVISSMRILMTEDSDNDDGNSFLLDDNSSIPFSVDDISGSLQEKHFSDVKHPSALLENPAFQFLQD